The Candidatus Effluviviaceae Genus I sp. sequence GATGCTCGTGGAGGGCGACCCCCTGGACCAGCCGCGGATCCTCAGGATGATCATCAAGGGCGGCGGCGAGCCCGCGATGGAGCTGCCCGTCGACACGCTCCTCGCCGGCGCGGACGAGGAACAGCCGATGCCGGAGACCGCGCTCACCGAGCTGGGGGTCGAGACCGTCACCGTCCCCGCCGGCACGTTCAAGACCCGGCACGTGGGGGCCGCGCAGGACGGCGATGCCACAGGCGAGATGTGGCTTGCGTCGGAGGTCGGCCCCTACCAGGTCGTGCGGCTGGTGGCCGAGAACATGGAGATGGTCCTCGTCGCGCACGGCGACGGCGCGGCGAGCCGCATCACCGAGACGCCGGTGAAGTTCGAGATCCCGGTCTTCCCGGTTGACCTGCCGGAAGAGGGGGAGTGAGAGGCGGCCCGAGCCGGCCGTGCGTCACACCCCCGTGAACGCCCGTCCGAGGTTGACGTACCACAGCCCGAGCGCCTGGCGCGCCGCGCCGTTGCCCGCGCGGAGCCCCGTGTCGCGCCAGAACCGAATGGTCGCGGCGTTGGACTGGTACTGCAGGTCCGACTGCCACGCGTCGTCGAAGTCCCTCGCGAAGAACCACACCAGGAACCTCGCGCCGAGCATCTCGCAGTCCTCGATCACACGCTCGAGGTAGTTGAGCTGGGTCTCCTCATCGGCGGCGATGCTGTACCACGCCGGCGGGCCCACGGGCTCCGCCGGCCATCCGGTCTCCGCGACGGCGAACGGCTTCGCCGGCGCGAGCGCCGACAGGGCCGAGAAGTAGTCGCCGCGCAGGAAACGCGGGTTCTCGAGCGGCGCGGTGAATGGGTAGCCGGAGACGGCTACCATGTCCGTCCACGGCAGCACCGCCGCGATGGCGTTGGCCTGAATGCCCGGCGAGGCGTGGTAGGTGTCCGCCTGGAGCGTGAGGAACACCGGCAGGTCGGGGTGGCCCGCCTTGAGGTTCTGGTAGACCTCGGAGACGAGCGTGACGAACGCGCTCCACTTCTGCGGCGCGAGCGCGGCGAGCACGTTTGCCTCGATGCCGCAGGCGAAGTAGTCGGGGTCGAAGCGGTCGATCATGTCCTCGCAGTACGCCGTGAACGCCGTGATGACCTCGGGGGCGTCGAACGCGTACGAGCTCCAGGGGGCGGGGAGCGGCTCGTTCGCCGCGCCTCCGCGACGGAGCGCGAGGCCGTCACGGGAAGGCGAGAGGGGCGTCACCGCGACGTAGACGACGTGGGAGGACAGAAGCTGCGAGGCGGCGAAGGCCAGATCGCTCTCGAAGCCGGCCGCGTAGGGCGTCCCGTCGAGCGCCTCCTGCCACGGCACGCCGCCGTCGAAGTGCAGCACGATGAGATCGCCGTCGCCATGGATGGTGCTCCAGGTGTCGTAGACGGCCTGCGTCGTGAAGGCGTACGGGAAGTCCGAGAATCCCATGGCGTACGTGCGAGCGGGACCGGACGGCCCCAGGACCGAGCAGGACGCACACAGGACCATCGCCCCGAGCGCGAGCAGCGGCTTGAGAGCCCTCATGGCGCCCTCCCTTCGCAGGCCCATCGTAGCATCACGATCTTCTCCGCCACAACCGCCGCATCAACCGCGCACTGCCATCCCGGGAGCAACAACGGGGCGGCGATGGCGCCGCCCCGTTGTGCTGTTCTCGCGCGTGACTCTGCTTCGTTACTGCGTGGCCGTCTCGCCCTCTGCCGCCGGCGGCGTCACGTACGTCGTCGGGGCCGCCGTGAACTTGTCGCGGCACTCGGCGCAGCAGAAGTCGTAGGTCTTGCCCTCGTACTCCGCGGTGAACTCGCCGGGCGTTGCGACGGACGCGCCGCACACGGGGCAGGTCAACGCCACCTGCTCTGTCGCGGGGGCCTCGGTCTCGGTCACGGGCTGCTGCTCGGTCGCAGGCGTCTCCTGCTTCTGCTGGCAGCCGGGCATGCACACGAGCGCAACCGCAAACACGACGAGAACCGCCCCGATGGTCCTGTTCCTCACCACCTACTCACCTCCTCAAGAGTCCTGTGAGCACGCGGTCCTGAACGCGTTTCTCACGCTTGCGGCATCGGTGTCGCGCTGAACGACGCCGTCAGGTGCGCCGAACTGTTGCGCGGCAGAATACCGTGAGTGTGCCGGAATGCGCAAGGGGAATGTTGGGCGGCGGGCAACCATGAAGGGACTCGGCACCGATTATGATGCACAGTCACGAAATCGGGAGCGGAAATCGGCCCTGTTGCGGGTTTACACGGCCTCCGGCGGCCCTTATCATGGCCGGCAGCGCGTTTGCTGAGCGACCGGCCACAGCGATCATCCGGGGGGAACCGATGTCCTTGGAGCGGAGACTGACCGAGCTTCTCAGAGCCCACGGGGGCGTCCGACGGAACATGCCGCGCGAGCGGATGATCCGCGAGGCCGTCGCGAACCGGGAGGCCATCCCGGCGGCGTGCGGAGCGCTCGCGACGTGGACGCCGCCGGAGTCCACGGGGCGGAGTCCCAAGGACACCTACATGGTCCGCCGTCCTGAGAGCGAAGCGACCATCGACTGGACGAGCGCGAACAACATCCCGATGGAGCCCTCCACGTTCGACATGCTCGTGGACGACGCGCTTGCCGCGCTTGCTGACGCGGACCGCGTCTACGTCACCGAGCGCGTCGTCGGCGCCGACCCCGCCTACGCCCTTCCCGTGCACGTCGTGGGAGACTTCGCGCTCACGGCGCTCTTCGTGGACAACATGTTCCGGCCTTGGTCGGAGGAGATCGTCGCGCGCAGCGCGTTCCGCGACAGGCACTTCACGCTCCTCGTCCTTCCGTACCGCAAGCTGGACCCTGCGCGCTACGAGGGGAGGCTCAGAGTCGACCCGAGGCTCGGTCACACCTCCACGCTGGCCGTGGCCATGGACTTCGATCGCAGGAT is a genomic window containing:
- a CDS encoding YHS domain-containing protein; translation: MPGCQQKQETPATEQQPVTETEAPATEQVALTCPVCGASVATPGEFTAEYEGKTYDFCCAECRDKFTAAPTTYVTPPAAEGETATQ